Proteins encoded within one genomic window of Companilactobacillus sp.:
- the purB gene encoding adenylosuccinate lyase translates to MIDRYVTPKMKPIWTDQNKFQAWLEVEIASCEAWSKLGEIPAEDVKKIAENAKFDVAEIAEIEKDTKHDVVAFTRDVSRSLGEEKKWVHFGLTSTDVVDTAYGYLMRQANDIIREDLDTFLEVVKNKAIEYKDTVMIGRTHGVHAEPTTFGLVLANWYSEIKRDIERFDHAAKGVEAGKISGAVGSFANVPPEVEAFVCNQLGIRAQEVSTQVLPRDLHAEYITTMAIIATSIERFALEVRHLQRTEVREAEEYFAAGQKGSSAMPHKRNPIGSENVTGLARVIRGHALTAMEDIPLWHERDISHSSAERIIIPDTTELLDYILTRFTKITKDLTVFPDKMKENMNITHGLIYSQRVLLKLVESGLSREAAYDIVQPLTAKVWDEGKDFRTLLEQDSRVTDNLTKEQLDDAFDYHWHLKHVDDIFKRVGLE, encoded by the coding sequence ATGATTGACAGATATGTGACCCCAAAAATGAAGCCCATTTGGACTGATCAAAATAAATTTCAAGCTTGGCTAGAAGTAGAAATTGCTTCTTGCGAGGCTTGGAGCAAGCTTGGTGAAATTCCTGCTGAAGACGTGAAAAAGATTGCTGAAAACGCAAAGTTTGACGTTGCAGAAATTGCTGAGATCGAAAAAGATACTAAGCACGATGTAGTTGCCTTTACGCGTGACGTTTCACGTTCACTAGGCGAAGAAAAGAAATGGGTTCACTTTGGTTTGACATCAACTGACGTTGTTGACACTGCTTATGGATATTTGATGAGGCAAGCTAACGACATTATTCGAGAAGATCTCGATACATTCCTCGAAGTAGTTAAGAACAAAGCAATTGAATATAAAGATACAGTTATGATCGGACGTACTCACGGAGTTCACGCTGAACCAACAACATTTGGTTTAGTATTGGCTAACTGGTACTCAGAGATCAAACGTGATATCGAACGCTTCGACCACGCTGCAAAGGGTGTTGAAGCTGGAAAAATTAGTGGTGCTGTAGGTAGTTTTGCTAACGTTCCACCAGAAGTAGAAGCATTTGTCTGCAACCAACTAGGCATCCGTGCCCAAGAAGTTTCAACACAAGTACTTCCACGTGACTTGCATGCTGAATACATTACAACCATGGCAATTATCGCTACTTCAATTGAACGTTTTGCACTTGAAGTACGTCATTTGCAAAGAACTGAAGTCCGTGAAGCCGAAGAATACTTCGCAGCCGGACAAAAAGGTTCATCAGCAATGCCACACAAACGTAACCCAATCGGTTCAGAAAACGTTACAGGTTTAGCACGTGTAATTCGTGGCCACGCCTTAACAGCAATGGAAGATATTCCACTATGGCATGAACGTGATATCTCACATTCATCAGCTGAAAGAATTATCATTCCAGATACAACTGAACTATTAGATTACATTTTAACTAGATTTACTAAGATCACTAAGGATCTAACAGTGTTCCCAGACAAGATGAAAGAAAACATGAACATTACACACGGTTTGATCTACTCGCAACGTGTATTGTTGAAGTTGGTTGAGTCTGGACTAAGTCGTGAAGCTGCTTACGATATCGTGCAACCTTTGACGGCTAAGGTATGGGATGAAGGAAAAGACTTCAGAACATTATTGGAACAAGATTCAAGAGTGACTGATAATTTAACAAAAGAACAACTCGATGATGCCTTTGATTATCATTGGCACTTGAAGCACGTGGATGATATTTTCAAGCGTGTGGGATTAGAGTAA
- a CDS encoding ATP-grasp domain-containing protein has translation MTFIAPGKTIGIIGGGSETYLFELEAKRMGFRTVLLTDQPDDIATQAADSFLVGELQSLENLNELGHRSDIMLYMDDDFDSHLLEDLSKKYNVAQGSELLGIAQDRYIERTFLNDLNINVPPFFSIVTVNDIQKAVKEIGFPCMIKPIQKNQDLLKRHIMYNEEDVKNVQDLLKNGTYILEAWIDTKAEFSIMVSKSKNGKLHTFPMIHEVYDGTHLMSAYIAKKNDPAIEAEMQRVAIQVAQNIDYVGIFGIGFILSQTDVLYVKSIFPGIDYAANVYQEATGISQFELHIRAICDWPIPEIYPLVDTAILKIVEGILPQSLDLLQEKAQWKFNYYTGFKAKNEPARDVGYISLVGDSVESLKQDIQSTKIWRVE, from the coding sequence ATGACTTTTATTGCACCTGGTAAAACAATAGGAATTATCGGCGGTGGCAGTGAAACATATTTGTTTGAGTTAGAAGCTAAGAGAATGGGATTTCGAACGGTCCTTTTGACGGATCAACCTGACGATATCGCAACTCAAGCAGCTGACAGCTTTTTAGTTGGCGAGCTTCAAAGCCTCGAAAACTTAAACGAATTGGGTCACCGCAGCGATATCATGCTTTATATGGATGACGATTTTGATAGCCACCTTCTTGAAGATCTGAGCAAAAAGTACAATGTTGCCCAAGGGTCTGAACTTTTGGGAATCGCTCAAGACCGCTATATTGAACGAACATTTTTAAATGATTTAAATATTAATGTTCCGCCATTTTTTTCAATTGTCACAGTAAATGACATTCAAAAAGCCGTTAAAGAAATTGGTTTCCCATGTATGATCAAGCCAATTCAAAAAAATCAGGACCTACTGAAACGTCATATCATGTACAATGAAGAAGACGTCAAAAACGTCCAGGACCTGCTTAAAAATGGCACCTATATTCTGGAAGCTTGGATCGATACTAAGGCCGAATTTTCAATTATGGTCAGTAAAAGCAAGAACGGCAAGCTCCATACTTTTCCAATGATCCACGAAGTTTATGACGGGACCCACTTGATGAGTGCCTATATTGCTAAGAAGAACGATCCAGCAATCGAGGCCGAGATGCAACGTGTTGCTATACAAGTGGCTCAAAATATTGACTACGTTGGAATTTTTGGTATAGGATTTATTTTGTCTCAAACTGACGTTTTGTACGTCAAAAGTATTTTTCCAGGGATCGATTATGCAGCCAACGTTTATCAGGAGGCTACTGGTATCTCGCAATTTGAGCTCCATATTCGAGCTATTTGCGACTGGCCAATACCAGAGATTTATCCATTAGTTGATACTGCTATCCTCAAAATTGTTGAAGGAATACTGCCACAGAGTTTAGATCTATTGCAAGAAAAAGCACAATGGAAATTTAACTACTACACTGGTTTCAAAGCTAAGAATGAACCTGCACGAGATGTCGGCTATATTTCTTTGGTCGGAGATAGTGTCGAGAGTCTCAAGCAGGACATTCAATCAACTAAGATTTGGAGAGTAGAGTAA
- a CDS encoding xanthine phosphoribosyltransferase: protein MRELEERINKDGRVIGKDVLKVDSFLNHQIDPVLMEKMGEEFYNHFKDAGVTKILTVESSGIAPAVMTGLQFKVPVVFARKHKSVTLKDDLYTSEVYSFTKKTSNHISISKKYLSADDKVLIIDDFLANGQAVNGLSTIIDDAKADLVGIGIVIEKSFQKGRQLIDKEKIPVYSLARIKAFEDGHVVFQPEQD from the coding sequence GTGAGGGAATTAGAAGAAAGAATCAATAAAGATGGTCGAGTAATTGGCAAAGATGTTTTGAAAGTAGATAGCTTTTTAAATCATCAGATCGACCCCGTTTTGATGGAAAAAATGGGCGAAGAATTTTATAACCATTTCAAAGATGCCGGAGTTACTAAAATTCTAACTGTTGAATCATCAGGTATCGCACCAGCAGTTATGACTGGATTGCAGTTCAAAGTTCCAGTTGTATTTGCCAGAAAGCACAAATCAGTAACGCTCAAAGATGACTTATATACATCTGAAGTTTATTCATTTACCAAGAAAACTTCTAATCACATCAGTATCTCCAAAAAATATTTATCAGCTGACGACAAGGTTTTGATCATTGATGATTTCTTGGCTAATGGTCAAGCAGTCAACGGATTAAGTACAATCATCGACGATGCAAAAGCAGATTTAGTTGGTATTGGTATCGTGATCGAGAAGTCATTCCAAAAGGGAAGACAATTGATCGACAAAGAGAAAATCCCAGTATACTCTTTGGCACGTATCAAAGCGTTTGAAGACGGTCACGTAGTCTTTCAACCAGAGCAAGACTAA
- a CDS encoding glycoside hydrolase family 73 protein, with the protein MPQKKRTKPRRRRRRKNSNQNIYMIVAVLVVLVLGFFGYRTYQQHQQRDDASNLVAKEHNAFIKKVAPEAIELGHQYGVLPSITIGQAILESDWGNSTLASKYNNYFGIKGEDPSNTVVLQTREYTDGQWVTINGRFRSYSDYRESMKDHALLLVNGTTWNSAQYQQVISSKDYIEAAVSLQTDGYATDPGYTTKIIHVIQKYDLMKYDQGIK; encoded by the coding sequence TTGCCACAAAAAAAGAGAACAAAACCTCGTCGCAGACGGCGTAGAAAGAATTCAAATCAGAATATTTACATGATCGTTGCGGTGCTGGTAGTGCTAGTACTAGGTTTCTTTGGATATCGAACTTATCAGCAGCACCAACAACGAGATGATGCCTCAAATCTGGTTGCTAAAGAGCATAATGCTTTCATTAAGAAAGTAGCTCCTGAAGCAATCGAATTAGGTCATCAATATGGTGTGCTCCCAAGTATCACGATCGGACAAGCAATTCTTGAAAGTGACTGGGGCAATAGTACGTTAGCTAGCAAGTACAACAACTATTTTGGTATCAAGGGTGAAGACCCGAGCAATACAGTTGTTTTGCAAACTAGAGAATATACTGACGGTCAGTGGGTCACGATCAATGGGCGTTTTCGATCATACAGCGATTACCGTGAGTCGATGAAAGACCATGCGCTTTTGTTAGTGAACGGAACTACTTGGAATTCTGCACAATATCAGCAAGTTATCAGTTCAAAGGATTACATCGAAGCAGCAGTATCGCTTCAAACTGATGGCTATGCGACTGATCCAGGTTACACCACAAAAATCATCCATGTGATTCAAAAGTACGATTTAATGAAATATGACCAAGGAATCAAGTAA
- a CDS encoding cold-shock protein — MEQGTVKWFNAEKGYGFITREDGSDVFVHFSAIQGDGYKTLEEGQSVTFDIEDSDRGPQASNVVKN, encoded by the coding sequence ATGGAACAAGGAACAGTTAAATGGTTTAACGCCGAAAAAGGCTATGGTTTTATTACACGCGAAGATGGTAGTGACGTATTCGTTCACTTCTCAGCAATCCAAGGTGACGGTTACAAGACTTTGGAAGAAGGTCAATCTGTTACATTCGATATCGAAGACAGCGACCGTGGACCACAAGCTTCAAACGTTGTTAAAAACTAA
- a CDS encoding DUF6056 family protein encodes MTRKVNLFFYTVIFIIFGLIGYWMPLLGDDLNWGSFFGLHYIPWGIFLKYDGRYLGDLLVIGMTKFRPLAFLAYGLFMTLIVYLVQKIRDTVAPNKKLNLTAATLTTIFILIMPKLIFKQILGWHSGFANYVPSVIFPLFFLYLILKNYDSKDSNYSKKIQYWLLAASLFAQFFAEHITILNVINIIVVYGFFLKHFNENFQKILQMIFIGNLTGAFLMFINGAYVNLIVGHDKYRSIKSAGSTNLFRYLDKTFSQSQIHEFYWLALFFTIFTILLTLRINNKKLKIMNISLLLSAILAIAPFIIVSPFGSRCMFASYVFLITILIINLDGLITPLYRRILPVLLVLMVILGIRMDAISHSYGNTYYWKVQYSRYQNHAPTPRNVHFMLQYRDTKYIWINGPTQDDYNFDLLYAKHPERTKIPVSYQDWTSAMNSLHGKSFKNQHDYLKAFDEKIIQIQKKR; translated from the coding sequence GTGACAAGAAAAGTTAACCTATTTTTTTACACAGTGATTTTTATAATATTTGGATTGATCGGTTACTGGATGCCCCTTTTGGGAGACGATTTAAATTGGGGCAGCTTCTTTGGGTTACATTACATCCCTTGGGGTATCTTCTTAAAATATGATGGTAGATATCTCGGCGACCTGTTAGTCATCGGTATGACCAAGTTTCGCCCGCTAGCATTTCTAGCTTACGGATTATTCATGACCTTGATCGTTTATTTAGTCCAAAAGATCCGTGATACCGTTGCTCCGAATAAAAAGCTGAATCTTACTGCTGCCACTTTGACGACGATCTTTATTTTGATCATGCCGAAACTGATTTTTAAACAAATTCTCGGCTGGCATTCAGGTTTTGCTAATTATGTCCCATCGGTAATTTTTCCATTATTCTTTCTATATTTAATTCTTAAAAATTATGATTCAAAAGATTCAAATTACTCTAAAAAAATTCAATATTGGTTGCTAGCTGCATCGCTGTTTGCACAATTTTTTGCCGAACATATTACAATTTTGAACGTGATCAATATCATTGTAGTTTACGGATTCTTCTTAAAACATTTCAACGAAAACTTCCAAAAAATCCTGCAAATGATATTTATCGGTAATCTGACCGGAGCCTTCCTAATGTTCATCAATGGCGCCTATGTTAATTTAATCGTTGGTCATGACAAGTATCGCTCGATCAAATCTGCCGGTTCCACGAACTTATTCCGCTACTTAGATAAAACTTTTTCCCAATCGCAAATTCACGAATTTTATTGGCTGGCACTATTTTTTACAATCTTTACGATTCTGTTGACGCTACGGATCAATAATAAGAAATTAAAGATCATGAATATCTCGCTTTTGCTTTCGGCAATCCTGGCAATTGCCCCATTTATCATTGTTTCACCCTTTGGTTCACGCTGCATGTTTGCAAGCTATGTCTTTTTGATCACGATCCTGATCATTAATTTGGATGGACTGATAACGCCATTGTATCGTCGAATACTCCCAGTATTGCTAGTCTTGATGGTAATTTTAGGTATCAGAATGGATGCCATTTCTCACAGCTACGGCAACACGTACTATTGGAAAGTTCAGTATTCTCGCTATCAAAACCATGCTCCGACTCCTAGAAACGTTCATTTCATGCTGCAATACCGAGATACCAAATATATTTGGATCAACGGGCCTACTCAAGACGATTACAATTTTGATCTACTCTATGCCAAGCATCCCGAAAGAACGAAGATTCCAGTTTCCTACCAAGACTGGACTAGTGCTATGAATTCTCTTCATGGCAAATCATTTAAAAATCAACATGATTACTTAAAAGCTTTTGATGAAAAAATTATTCAGATCCAAAAAAAGCGTTAA
- the rbsK gene encoding ribokinase has product MNKIVVLGSINVDTILNISHLPKPGETMHMQDRSTAGGGKGANQALAAVRAGAETSFISKIGKDHAADFMMDTFKKDGLNLDHVTYSETEGTGKAYILLQDGGQNSILVYGGANADVMPADIDAAEDIIKDADCIIAQFEVPIPAIVEAFKIAKKNNVLTFLNPAPAPSRREIPDELLNLTDIIAPNETEAEIITGVHVDDDASMQKAADAMHDMGIQTVLITVGSKGSFYSLASGKSGFVKAFKVNAIDTTAAGDTFVGALMAKLDHDLSNIEEAMTYANKSSSLTVQTMGAQNSIPYAKQVEI; this is encoded by the coding sequence ATGAACAAGATCGTCGTATTGGGATCAATCAACGTTGATACCATTTTAAATATTTCACATTTACCAAAGCCTGGCGAAACGATGCATATGCAAGATCGTTCCACTGCTGGTGGCGGTAAGGGTGCTAACCAAGCTCTAGCAGCAGTTCGTGCCGGAGCAGAAACATCATTCATTTCAAAAATTGGTAAAGATCATGCTGCCGATTTCATGATGGATACATTCAAAAAAGATGGTTTGAATTTGGACCATGTAACTTATTCAGAAACTGAGGGTACTGGTAAAGCTTATATTTTGCTTCAAGATGGCGGACAAAACAGTATCTTAGTATACGGTGGAGCTAACGCTGACGTTATGCCAGCTGATATTGATGCAGCTGAAGACATCATCAAAGATGCTGATTGCATCATTGCTCAATTTGAGGTTCCGATTCCAGCAATCGTTGAAGCCTTCAAGATTGCTAAGAAAAACAATGTCTTAACATTCTTGAACCCAGCCCCAGCACCATCACGTCGTGAGATTCCAGATGAATTGCTAAACTTGACAGACATCATTGCTCCTAATGAAACTGAAGCAGAGATCATCACTGGCGTTCACGTTGACGATGATGCATCAATGCAAAAGGCTGCTGATGCAATGCACGACATGGGCATTCAAACAGTCTTGATCACAGTTGGATCAAAGGGTTCATTCTACTCACTTGCATCAGGCAAGAGTGGTTTTGTTAAAGCATTTAAAGTTAATGCAATTGACACAACTGCTGCCGGAGACACCTTCGTTGGTGCCTTGATGGCTAAGCTTGACCATGACTTGAGCAACATTGAAGAAGCTATGACATATGCCAATAAGTCTTCATCTTTGACTGTTCAAACAATGGGTGCTCAAAATTCAATTCCTTATGCAAAACAAGTTGAAATTTAA
- the rbsD gene encoding D-ribose pyranase — protein sequence MKKTRVINSDISRVISTMGHFDTIGIGDAGMPVPAGTEKIDLAVEAGIPSFMQVLENVLSELQIQKVYLAEEMKVQNPEQLAAVKKVIGDTPIEFIPHDKMKKDLSDTKAFIRTGEETPYSNILLESGVVF from the coding sequence ATGAAAAAGACAAGAGTAATTAATTCTGATATTTCACGTGTGATCTCAACAATGGGACACTTTGACACAATTGGTATTGGCGATGCTGGTATGCCAGTTCCCGCAGGTACTGAAAAAATTGATTTAGCTGTTGAAGCAGGTATTCCTAGCTTCATGCAAGTTCTCGAAAATGTTTTGAGTGAATTACAAATTCAAAAAGTTTATTTGGCTGAAGAAATGAAAGTTCAAAATCCTGAACAACTAGCAGCTGTTAAAAAAGTCATTGGCGATACACCAATCGAATTCATTCCACATGACAAGATGAAAAAAGATCTCAGCGATACTAAGGCATTCATCCGTACAGGTGAAGAAACTCCTTATTCAAACATCTTGCTTGAAAGTGGCGTAGTATTTTAA
- a CDS encoding aryl-sulfate sulfotransferase: protein MRKYLLFATTFFAAFLLLVGCSQKKEQSTSSTKLLTTAQIKKNVGSKLVTTRQDDQRKTTEKYQEIVEEGDYSLDDPYIKVDPYGVTPLSALVIFTTDKQAKVSYTVKGKSDGTSITNQVNGDYSMTHQVPVVGLYANYNNEVTINVSYQDGTTASSTIHIKTGSLPKYIKNAKITISKKDKSKMNLGDNQLTLLDRTTKEPFAVDADGEVRWYITDYSQHTFEELSNGHVLILTKKNVNDPVYNDLVETDYLGRVYKEYNFSNKTKSSDSANSAKATETTLIHHDIVELPNHDLLATVSDGSEYKEDVMVTISHKTGKIVKVIDLKKLLPNSLYKNFKKGSDGKNDWFHQNSVEYDKNDNSILISGRDQDMIMKIDYKTNEIKWIYSGKPKSSWPKKYRSKILTPTKGTSITGGQHALTLLNDENGNPDSEDVLLYDNNVNVTNGDKKTSGKYSQAVQYHIDAKKMTIDQTWAYGKKLGKSNFTYIIGNAQRLANGNTLIDFGYKNDGKESNVIEVTPEGKQVFNLTVANSASKAYAYRAYRMNFYSDKYEFNVIDDNE from the coding sequence ATGAGGAAATATTTACTTTTTGCGACGACTTTTTTTGCGGCATTCCTGCTGTTAGTGGGATGTTCTCAAAAAAAAGAGCAATCTACTAGCAGCACCAAACTTTTGACGACAGCCCAAATCAAGAAAAACGTCGGTTCAAAGTTAGTTACTACACGTCAAGACGATCAACGCAAGACTACGGAGAAATATCAAGAAATAGTCGAAGAGGGCGACTATTCGCTTGATGATCCTTATATCAAAGTTGATCCATATGGCGTTACTCCACTGAGTGCATTAGTGATTTTCACGACTGATAAACAAGCTAAAGTTTCGTATACAGTCAAGGGGAAATCTGACGGCACTAGTATTACTAACCAAGTTAATGGCGATTATTCAATGACGCATCAAGTGCCTGTAGTAGGCTTGTATGCCAATTATAATAACGAGGTAACCATTAACGTCAGTTACCAAGATGGAACTACGGCATCGAGCACAATCCACATCAAAACAGGATCGCTACCAAAATACATTAAAAACGCTAAGATCACCATCTCCAAAAAAGATAAATCAAAAATGAATCTTGGCGACAACCAATTAACTTTACTTGATCGAACGACTAAAGAACCATTTGCAGTCGATGCAGACGGCGAAGTACGCTGGTACATCACAGATTACTCGCAACATACATTTGAGGAATTATCTAACGGCCATGTTTTGATCTTGACGAAAAAGAACGTCAACGATCCAGTCTATAATGACTTAGTTGAGACTGATTATCTTGGTCGAGTTTATAAAGAATATAATTTCAGCAATAAAACTAAATCATCTGACAGTGCTAATTCAGCTAAGGCCACCGAAACTACATTGATCCATCACGATATAGTTGAATTGCCAAACCACGATCTATTAGCAACTGTCAGCGATGGTTCAGAGTATAAGGAAGATGTCATGGTCACGATATCCCATAAAACTGGGAAGATCGTCAAAGTAATCGACTTGAAAAAATTATTGCCTAATTCATTGTATAAGAACTTCAAAAAGGGTTCAGATGGAAAGAATGACTGGTTCCATCAAAACTCAGTCGAATACGACAAGAATGATAATTCGATCTTAATTTCTGGACGAGACCAAGATATGATCATGAAGATCGACTACAAAACTAACGAGATCAAATGGATCTACAGCGGCAAGCCTAAATCATCATGGCCTAAGAAGTATCGTTCTAAGATCTTGACGCCAACTAAAGGTACATCAATTACCGGTGGCCAACATGCTTTGACCTTATTGAATGATGAAAATGGCAACCCTGATAGCGAAGACGTATTGCTGTACGATAACAACGTCAACGTCACAAATGGCGACAAGAAAACTTCTGGCAAGTATTCGCAAGCGGTTCAGTACCACATTGACGCTAAGAAAATGACCATCGACCAAACTTGGGCCTACGGTAAAAAATTAGGTAAGTCTAACTTCACGTATATCATCGGTAATGCGCAACGTTTAGCTAATGGCAACACGTTAATTGATTTTGGATATAAGAATGACGGAAAAGAAAGCAACGTGATCGAAGTTACGCCAGAGGGCAAACAGGTCTTTAACCTGACTGTAGCTAATTCAGCATCTAAGGCCTACGCATATCGTGCCTATCGAATGAATTTTTACAGTGACAAATATGAATTTAATGTCATCGATGATAATGAATAA
- a CDS encoding DUF3329 domain-containing protein, translating to MIFYGDKIINKITDLNNNRNQKIATSIFLIFVFAIMMVLNLRTLYTADDYVYRFFYDGASPLLGQHVVNTWTIPHSMYNHYLQWNGRFVAHTVVQFFMQFNSKLVFDIFNSLAFIALMLLISKTVSLITQVKTKTWMLVGIFGFLWFAIPSFGQTVLWVSGSGNYLWMSLIYLGSVYLCLKDEKVTVLNLILAAIVGFLAGATNENSGPATMVVIFLFVVVKFFQDKKINWYAIVNLIFAFIGFVTMMLSPGSQLRAKQTPHNYTMATITICQQVVHLYKWFYLFFMILLIIGLIWKKLDWNRIFAIVIFLIGHVLTIFVMIASPEYPERTFFGGTVFFAVAFFILVYSVCENLKLAYNVPLAVVILLFFSFSYRGAYSDINRTYLQVQGQYQTFEKAKSNHKQVVKVPLISVPTTTYNAYLGTLQLDFKPNSWMNMWEAKFFGIKDITGYYVDRTH from the coding sequence ATAATATTTTATGGGGATAAAATCATTAATAAAATAACTGATTTAAATAATAACCGAAATCAAAAAATTGCTACATCGATTTTTTTGATCTTCGTTTTTGCAATTATGATGGTCTTGAATCTGCGCACATTATATACAGCAGATGATTATGTCTATCGTTTCTTCTACGACGGGGCTTCGCCTTTGTTAGGCCAACACGTCGTTAATACTTGGACGATTCCGCATTCCATGTACAACCATTATTTACAATGGAATGGACGTTTCGTCGCTCACACAGTTGTACAATTTTTTATGCAATTCAATTCAAAATTAGTTTTCGATATTTTTAACAGTTTGGCATTTATTGCTTTAATGCTGTTGATCAGCAAAACTGTCAGTTTGATCACGCAAGTTAAAACAAAAACGTGGATGTTAGTCGGTATTTTCGGGTTTCTCTGGTTTGCCATTCCATCATTTGGACAAACCGTCTTGTGGGTCTCAGGATCCGGCAATTACTTGTGGATGAGTTTGATTTATCTAGGCTCGGTCTACTTGTGTCTTAAGGATGAAAAAGTTACTGTACTCAACTTGATCCTAGCTGCTATCGTCGGCTTTTTAGCTGGTGCCACGAATGAGAACTCTGGTCCAGCTACAATGGTCGTGATTTTCTTATTTGTCGTAGTTAAATTTTTCCAAGACAAGAAGATCAATTGGTATGCGATCGTTAATTTGATTTTTGCTTTCATCGGATTCGTGACGATGATGCTTTCGCCAGGTTCGCAATTGCGGGCAAAGCAAACGCCGCACAACTACACAATGGCAACGATAACTATCTGCCAACAAGTCGTTCACTTGTATAAGTGGTTCTATCTGTTCTTTATGATTTTGTTGATCATTGGACTTATTTGGAAAAAATTAGACTGGAATCGAATTTTTGCAATCGTGATCTTCTTGATCGGCCATGTCTTAACGATTTTTGTGATGATTGCATCGCCTGAATATCCTGAGAGAACTTTCTTTGGCGGGACAGTCTTTTTCGCAGTTGCCTTCTTCATTTTGGTTTACAGTGTCTGCGAGAACTTGAAACTGGCCTATAATGTGCCATTAGCCGTTGTGATCTTGCTGTTCTTCTCCTTTAGCTATCGTGGTGCATATTCTGATATCAACCGGACTTACTTACAAGTTCAAGGACAGTATCAGACCTTTGAAAAAGCTAAGTCAAATCACAAGCAGGTAGTAAAAGTTCCGTTAATTTCGGTTCCAACCACAACTTACAATGCCTATTTAGGAACATTGCAACTCGACTTTAAGCCTAATAGTTGGATGAATATGTGGGAAGCTAAATTCTTTGGTATTAAAGATATAACCGGCTATTATGTAGACCGGACTCATTAA